Proteins encoded by one window of Pan troglodytes isolate AG18354 chromosome 16, NHGRI_mPanTro3-v2.0_pri, whole genome shotgun sequence:
- the NOP10 gene encoding H/ACA ribonucleoprotein complex subunit 3 gives MFLQYYLNEQGDRVYTLKKFDPMGQQTCSAHPARFSPDDKYSRHRITIKKRFKVLMTQQPRPVL, from the exons ATGTTTCTCCAGTATTACCTCAACGAGCAGGGAGATCGAGTCTATACGCTGAAG AAATTTGACCCAATGGGACAACAGACCTGCTCAGCCCATCCTGCTCGGTTCTCCCCAGATGACAAATACTCTCGACACCGAATCACCATCAAGAAACGCTTCAAGGTGCTCATGACCCAGCAACCGCGCCCTGTCCTCTGA
- the NUTM1 gene encoding NUT family member 1 isoform X2, with the protein MFQRSNQDLNLGPYRKFSALSYGASALPGPDMSMKPSAAPSPSPALPFLPPTSDPPDHPPGEPPPQPIMPSVFSPDNPLMLSAFPSSLLVTGDGGTCLSGAGAGKVIVKVKTEGGSAEPSQTQSFILTQTALNSTAPGTPCGGLEGPAPPFVTASNVKTILPSKAVGVSQEGPPGLPPQPPPPVAQLVPIVPLEKAWPGPHGTTGEGGPAATLSKPSLGDRSKISKDVYENFRQWQRYKALARRHLSQSPDTEALSCFLIPVLRSLARLKPTMTPEEGLPLAVQEWERTSNFDRMIFYEMAERFMEFEAEEMQIQNTQLMNGSQGLSPATPLKLDPLGPLASEVCQQPVYIPKKAASKTRAPRRRQRKAQRPPAPEAPKEIPPEAVKEYIDIMEWLVGTHLATGESDGKQEEEGQQQEEEGMYPDPGLLSYINELCSQKVFVSKVEAVIHPQFLADLLSPEKQRDPLALIEELEQEEGLTLTQLVQKRLMALEEEEDAEAPPSFSGAQLDLSPSVSVEDEDGDGRLRPSPGLQGAGGAVCLGKVSSSGKRAREVHGGQEQALDSPRGMHRDGNTLPSPSSWDLQPELAAPQGTPGPLGVERRGSGKVINQVSLHQDSHLGGAGPPGHCLVADRTSEALLLCWQEGFQPESTPSLDAGLAELAPLQGQGLEKQVLGLQKGQQTGGRGVLPQGKEPLAVPREGSSGAMWGDDRGTPMAQSYDQNPSPRAAGERDDVCLSPGLWLSSEMDAVGLELPVQIEEIIESFQVEKCVTEYQEGCQGLGSRGNISLGPGETLVPGDTESSVIPCGGTVAAAALEKRNYCSLPGPLRANSPPLRSKENQEQSCETVGHPSDLWAEGCFPLLESGDSTLGSSKETLPPTCQGNLLIMGTEDASSLPEASQEAGSRGNSFSPLLETIEPVNILDVKDDCGLQLRVSEDTCPLNVHSYDPQGEGRVDPDLSKPKNLAPLQESQESYTTGTPKATSSHQGLGSTLPRRGTRDAIVPRETSVSKTHRSADRAKGKEKKKKEAEEDDEELSNFAYLLASKLSLSPREHPLSPHHASGGQGSQRASHLLPAGAKGPSKLPYPVAKSGKRALAGGPAPTEKRSHSGAQLGVPREKPLALEVVRPSQPRKRRCDSFVTGRRKKRRRSQ; encoded by the exons ATGTTTCAGCGGTCGAACCAAGATTTAAACTTAGGTCCCTACCGCAAATTCAGCGCTCTTTCTTATGGTG CATCTGCATTGCCGGGACCGGATATGAGCATGAAACCTAGTGCCGCCCCATCTCCATCCCCTGCACTTCCCTTTCTCCCACCAACTTCTGACCCACCAGACCACCCACCCGGGGAGCCACCTCCACAGCCCATCATGCCTTCAGTATTCTCTCCAGACAACCCTCTGATGCTCTCTGCTTTCCCCAGCTCACTGTTGGTGACAGGGGATGGGGGCACTTGCCtcagtggggctggggctggcaaGGTCATTGTCAAAGTCAAGACAGAAGGGGGGTCAGCTGAGCCCTCTCAAACTCAGAGCTTTATCCTTACTCAGACTGCCCTCAATTCGACTGCCCCGGGCACTCCCTGTGGGGGCCTTGAGGGTCCTGCACCTCCATTTGTGACAGCATCTAATGTGAAGACCATTCTGCCCTCTAAGGCTGTTGGTGTCAGCCAGGAGGGTCCTCCAggccttccgcctcagcctccaccaCCAGTTGCTCAACTGGTCCCCATTGTGCCCCTGGAAAAAGCTTGGCCAGGGCCACATGGGACAACCGGGGAAGGAGGTCCTGCGGCCACTCTATCCAAGCCTTCACTAGGTGACCGCTCCAAAATTTCCAAGGACGTTTATGAGAACTTCCGTCAGTGGCAGCGTTACAAAGCCTTGGCCCGGAGGCACCTATCCCAGAGTCCTGACACAGAAgctctttcctgttttcttat CCCAGTGCTTCGTTCCCTGGCCCGGCTGAAGCCCACTATGACCCCGGAGGAGGGACTGCCATTGGCTGTGCAGGAGTGGGAGCGCACCAGCAACTTTGACCGGATGATCTTTTATGAGATGGCAGAAAG GTTCATGGAGTTTGAGGCTGAGGAGATGCAGATTCAGAACACACAGCTGATGAATGGGTCTCAGGGCCTGTCTCCTGCAACCCCTTTGAAACTTGATCCTCTAGGGCCCCTGGCCTCTGAGGTTTGCCAGCAGCCAG TGTACATTCCGAAGAAGGCAGCCTCCAAGACACGGGCCCCCCGCCGGCGTCAGCGTAAAGCCCAGAGACCTCCTGCTCCTGAGGCACCCAAGGAGATCCCACCAGAAGCTGTGAAGGAGTATATTGACATCATGGAATGGCTGGTGGGGACTCACTTGGCCACTGGGGAGTCAGATGGAAAACAAGAGGAAGAAgggcagcagcaggaggaggaagggatgtATCCAGATCCAGGTCTCCTGAGCTACATCAATGAGCTGTGTTCTCAGAAGGTCTTTGTCTCCAAG GTGGAGGCTGTCATTCACCCTCAATTTCTGGCAGATCTGCTGTccccagaaaaacagagagatcCCTTGGCCTTAATTGAGGAGCTAGAGCAAGAAGAAGGACTCACTCTTACCCAG ctGGTCCAGAAGCGACTCATGGCcttggaagaggaggaagatgcAGAGGCGCCTCCAAGTTTCAGTGGCGCTCAGTTGGACTTAAGTCCTTCTGTTTCTGTTGAGGATGAAGATGGAGATGGGCGGCTTCGGCCCTCACCTGGGCTTCAGGGGGCTGGGGGCGCCGTTTGCCTGGGAAAGGTTTCTTCTTCAGGAAAACGGGCAAGAGAAGTGCATGGTGGGCAGGAGCAAGCCCTAGATAGCCCCAGAGGGATGCACAGGGATGGGAACACTCTGCCatcccccagcagctgggacctgCAGCCAGAACTTGCAGCTCCACAGGGAACTCCGGGACCCTTGGGTGTGGAGAGGAGAGGGTCTGGGAAGGTTATAAACCAGGTATCTCTACATCAGGATAGCCATCTAGGAGGCGCTGGGCCTCCTGGGCACTGCCTGGTGGCTGATAGGACTTCAGAGGCTCTGCTCCTTTGTTGGCAGGAAGGCTTCCAGCCTGAGAGCACTCCCAGTTTGGATGCTGGACTTGCAGAGCTGGCTCCTCTGCAAGGACAAGGGTTAGAAAAGCAAGTCCTGGGATTGCAGAAAGGACAACAAACAGGGGGTCGTGGAGTGCTTCCTCAAGGGAAGGAGCCTTTAGCAGTGCCCCGGGAAGGCTCTTCAGGAGCCATGTGGGGAGATGACAGAGGCACCCCCATGGCTCAGAGTTATGATCAGAATCCTTCCCCTAGAGCAGCTGGGGAGAGGGACGATGTCTGTCTCAGCCCAGGACTTTGGCTGAGCAGTGAGATGGATGCTGTAGGCTTGGAGCTGCCTGTACAAATAGAGGAGATCATAGAGAGCTTCCAAGTTGAGAAGTGTGTAACTGAGTATCAGGAAGGCTGCCAGGGACTGGGCTCCAGGGGCAACATTTCCCTGGGTCCTGGAGAAACCCTAGTACCTGGGGATACAGAGAGCAGTGTGATTCCCTGTGGAGGCACAGTTGCGGCAGCTGCCctagaaaaaagaaactattgcAGCTTGCCAGGACCTTTGAGGGCCAACAGCCCACCCTTGAGGTCCAAAGAAAATCAAGAACAGAGCTGTGAAACCGTAGGGCATCCCAGTGATCTGTGGGCAGAAGGTTGCTTCCCATTGCTGGAAAGTGGTGATTCCACACTGGGGTCTTCCAAAGAAACCCTTCCACCCACATGCCAAGGCAATCTCCTTATCATGGGGACTGAGGATGCCTCCTCCTTGCCTGAAGCCAGTCAAGAGGCAGGGAGCAGAGGCAATTCCTTTTCTCCTCTGTTGGAAACCATAGAACCGGTCAACATACTAGATGTTAAAGATGACTGTGGCCTCCAACTAAGGGTCAGCGAGGACACCTGCCCACTGAATGTTCATTCTTATGACCCCCAAGGAGAAGGCAGGGTGGATCCTGATCTGTCCAAGCCTAAAAACCTTGCTCCTTTACAAGAGAGTCAGGAGTCATACACAACTGGGACTCCCAAAGCAACATCTTCTCACCAGGGCCTTGGAAGCACTTTGCCTAGAAGGGGAACCAGGGATGCCATAGTTCCGAGAGAAACTTCTGTTAGTAAAACACACAGGTCAGCAGACAGGgccaaaggaaaggagaaaaagaaaaaggaagcagaggaagACGATGAGGAACTCTCCAACTTTGCTTACCTCTTGGCCTCTAAACTTAGCCTCTCACCAAGGGAGCATCCCCTCAGTCCTCACCATGCCTCAGGAGGTCAGGGCAGCCAGAGAGCATCCCACCTGCTCCCTGCTGGAGCAAAAGGCCCCAGCAAACTTCCATATCCTGTTGCCAAGTCTGGGAAGCGAGCTCTAGCTGGAGGTCCAGCCCCTACTGAAAAGAGATCCCACTCAGGAGCTCAACTTGGGGTCCCCAGGGAGAAACCCCTAGCTCTGGAAGTAGTTCGACCCTCACAGCCTCGTAAAAGGCGGTGTGACAGTTTTGTCACGGGCAGAAGGAAGAAACGACGTCGTAGCCAGTAG
- the NUTM1 gene encoding NUT family member 1 isoform X1 yields the protein MVVTLGPGPDCLILEASRQPRLVPKPERMASDGASALPGPDMSMKPSAAPSPSPALPFLPPTSDPPDHPPGEPPPQPIMPSVFSPDNPLMLSAFPSSLLVTGDGGTCLSGAGAGKVIVKVKTEGGSAEPSQTQSFILTQTALNSTAPGTPCGGLEGPAPPFVTASNVKTILPSKAVGVSQEGPPGLPPQPPPPVAQLVPIVPLEKAWPGPHGTTGEGGPAATLSKPSLGDRSKISKDVYENFRQWQRYKALARRHLSQSPDTEALSCFLIPVLRSLARLKPTMTPEEGLPLAVQEWERTSNFDRMIFYEMAERFMEFEAEEMQIQNTQLMNGSQGLSPATPLKLDPLGPLASEVCQQPVYIPKKAASKTRAPRRRQRKAQRPPAPEAPKEIPPEAVKEYIDIMEWLVGTHLATGESDGKQEEEGQQQEEEGMYPDPGLLSYINELCSQKVFVSKVEAVIHPQFLADLLSPEKQRDPLALIEELEQEEGLTLTQLVQKRLMALEEEEDAEAPPSFSGAQLDLSPSVSVEDEDGDGRLRPSPGLQGAGGAVCLGKVSSSGKRAREVHGGQEQALDSPRGMHRDGNTLPSPSSWDLQPELAAPQGTPGPLGVERRGSGKVINQVSLHQDSHLGGAGPPGHCLVADRTSEALLLCWQEGFQPESTPSLDAGLAELAPLQGQGLEKQVLGLQKGQQTGGRGVLPQGKEPLAVPREGSSGAMWGDDRGTPMAQSYDQNPSPRAAGERDDVCLSPGLWLSSEMDAVGLELPVQIEEIIESFQVEKCVTEYQEGCQGLGSRGNISLGPGETLVPGDTESSVIPCGGTVAAAALEKRNYCSLPGPLRANSPPLRSKENQEQSCETVGHPSDLWAEGCFPLLESGDSTLGSSKETLPPTCQGNLLIMGTEDASSLPEASQEAGSRGNSFSPLLETIEPVNILDVKDDCGLQLRVSEDTCPLNVHSYDPQGEGRVDPDLSKPKNLAPLQESQESYTTGTPKATSSHQGLGSTLPRRGTRDAIVPRETSVSKTHRSADRAKGKEKKKKEAEEDDEELSNFAYLLASKLSLSPREHPLSPHHASGGQGSQRASHLLPAGAKGPSKLPYPVAKSGKRALAGGPAPTEKRSHSGAQLGVPREKPLALEVVRPSQPRKRRCDSFVTGRRKKRRRSQ from the exons ATGGTG GTTACTCTGGGTCCTGGACCTGACTGCCTCATTCTGGAGGCTTCCAGACAGCCACGGTTAGTGCCCAAACCTGAGAGGATGGCTTCAGATGGAG CATCTGCATTGCCGGGACCGGATATGAGCATGAAACCTAGTGCCGCCCCATCTCCATCCCCTGCACTTCCCTTTCTCCCACCAACTTCTGACCCACCAGACCACCCACCCGGGGAGCCACCTCCACAGCCCATCATGCCTTCAGTATTCTCTCCAGACAACCCTCTGATGCTCTCTGCTTTCCCCAGCTCACTGTTGGTGACAGGGGATGGGGGCACTTGCCtcagtggggctggggctggcaaGGTCATTGTCAAAGTCAAGACAGAAGGGGGGTCAGCTGAGCCCTCTCAAACTCAGAGCTTTATCCTTACTCAGACTGCCCTCAATTCGACTGCCCCGGGCACTCCCTGTGGGGGCCTTGAGGGTCCTGCACCTCCATTTGTGACAGCATCTAATGTGAAGACCATTCTGCCCTCTAAGGCTGTTGGTGTCAGCCAGGAGGGTCCTCCAggccttccgcctcagcctccaccaCCAGTTGCTCAACTGGTCCCCATTGTGCCCCTGGAAAAAGCTTGGCCAGGGCCACATGGGACAACCGGGGAAGGAGGTCCTGCGGCCACTCTATCCAAGCCTTCACTAGGTGACCGCTCCAAAATTTCCAAGGACGTTTATGAGAACTTCCGTCAGTGGCAGCGTTACAAAGCCTTGGCCCGGAGGCACCTATCCCAGAGTCCTGACACAGAAgctctttcctgttttcttat CCCAGTGCTTCGTTCCCTGGCCCGGCTGAAGCCCACTATGACCCCGGAGGAGGGACTGCCATTGGCTGTGCAGGAGTGGGAGCGCACCAGCAACTTTGACCGGATGATCTTTTATGAGATGGCAGAAAG GTTCATGGAGTTTGAGGCTGAGGAGATGCAGATTCAGAACACACAGCTGATGAATGGGTCTCAGGGCCTGTCTCCTGCAACCCCTTTGAAACTTGATCCTCTAGGGCCCCTGGCCTCTGAGGTTTGCCAGCAGCCAG TGTACATTCCGAAGAAGGCAGCCTCCAAGACACGGGCCCCCCGCCGGCGTCAGCGTAAAGCCCAGAGACCTCCTGCTCCTGAGGCACCCAAGGAGATCCCACCAGAAGCTGTGAAGGAGTATATTGACATCATGGAATGGCTGGTGGGGACTCACTTGGCCACTGGGGAGTCAGATGGAAAACAAGAGGAAGAAgggcagcagcaggaggaggaagggatgtATCCAGATCCAGGTCTCCTGAGCTACATCAATGAGCTGTGTTCTCAGAAGGTCTTTGTCTCCAAG GTGGAGGCTGTCATTCACCCTCAATTTCTGGCAGATCTGCTGTccccagaaaaacagagagatcCCTTGGCCTTAATTGAGGAGCTAGAGCAAGAAGAAGGACTCACTCTTACCCAG ctGGTCCAGAAGCGACTCATGGCcttggaagaggaggaagatgcAGAGGCGCCTCCAAGTTTCAGTGGCGCTCAGTTGGACTTAAGTCCTTCTGTTTCTGTTGAGGATGAAGATGGAGATGGGCGGCTTCGGCCCTCACCTGGGCTTCAGGGGGCTGGGGGCGCCGTTTGCCTGGGAAAGGTTTCTTCTTCAGGAAAACGGGCAAGAGAAGTGCATGGTGGGCAGGAGCAAGCCCTAGATAGCCCCAGAGGGATGCACAGGGATGGGAACACTCTGCCatcccccagcagctgggacctgCAGCCAGAACTTGCAGCTCCACAGGGAACTCCGGGACCCTTGGGTGTGGAGAGGAGAGGGTCTGGGAAGGTTATAAACCAGGTATCTCTACATCAGGATAGCCATCTAGGAGGCGCTGGGCCTCCTGGGCACTGCCTGGTGGCTGATAGGACTTCAGAGGCTCTGCTCCTTTGTTGGCAGGAAGGCTTCCAGCCTGAGAGCACTCCCAGTTTGGATGCTGGACTTGCAGAGCTGGCTCCTCTGCAAGGACAAGGGTTAGAAAAGCAAGTCCTGGGATTGCAGAAAGGACAACAAACAGGGGGTCGTGGAGTGCTTCCTCAAGGGAAGGAGCCTTTAGCAGTGCCCCGGGAAGGCTCTTCAGGAGCCATGTGGGGAGATGACAGAGGCACCCCCATGGCTCAGAGTTATGATCAGAATCCTTCCCCTAGAGCAGCTGGGGAGAGGGACGATGTCTGTCTCAGCCCAGGACTTTGGCTGAGCAGTGAGATGGATGCTGTAGGCTTGGAGCTGCCTGTACAAATAGAGGAGATCATAGAGAGCTTCCAAGTTGAGAAGTGTGTAACTGAGTATCAGGAAGGCTGCCAGGGACTGGGCTCCAGGGGCAACATTTCCCTGGGTCCTGGAGAAACCCTAGTACCTGGGGATACAGAGAGCAGTGTGATTCCCTGTGGAGGCACAGTTGCGGCAGCTGCCctagaaaaaagaaactattgcAGCTTGCCAGGACCTTTGAGGGCCAACAGCCCACCCTTGAGGTCCAAAGAAAATCAAGAACAGAGCTGTGAAACCGTAGGGCATCCCAGTGATCTGTGGGCAGAAGGTTGCTTCCCATTGCTGGAAAGTGGTGATTCCACACTGGGGTCTTCCAAAGAAACCCTTCCACCCACATGCCAAGGCAATCTCCTTATCATGGGGACTGAGGATGCCTCCTCCTTGCCTGAAGCCAGTCAAGAGGCAGGGAGCAGAGGCAATTCCTTTTCTCCTCTGTTGGAAACCATAGAACCGGTCAACATACTAGATGTTAAAGATGACTGTGGCCTCCAACTAAGGGTCAGCGAGGACACCTGCCCACTGAATGTTCATTCTTATGACCCCCAAGGAGAAGGCAGGGTGGATCCTGATCTGTCCAAGCCTAAAAACCTTGCTCCTTTACAAGAGAGTCAGGAGTCATACACAACTGGGACTCCCAAAGCAACATCTTCTCACCAGGGCCTTGGAAGCACTTTGCCTAGAAGGGGAACCAGGGATGCCATAGTTCCGAGAGAAACTTCTGTTAGTAAAACACACAGGTCAGCAGACAGGgccaaaggaaaggagaaaaagaaaaaggaagcagaggaagACGATGAGGAACTCTCCAACTTTGCTTACCTCTTGGCCTCTAAACTTAGCCTCTCACCAAGGGAGCATCCCCTCAGTCCTCACCATGCCTCAGGAGGTCAGGGCAGCCAGAGAGCATCCCACCTGCTCCCTGCTGGAGCAAAAGGCCCCAGCAAACTTCCATATCCTGTTGCCAAGTCTGGGAAGCGAGCTCTAGCTGGAGGTCCAGCCCCTACTGAAAAGAGATCCCACTCAGGAGCTCAACTTGGGGTCCCCAGGGAGAAACCCCTAGCTCTGGAAGTAGTTCGACCCTCACAGCCTCGTAAAAGGCGGTGTGACAGTTTTGTCACGGGCAGAAGGAAGAAACGACGTCGTAGCCAGTAG